A window of Fragaria vesca subsp. vesca linkage group LG7, FraVesHawaii_1.0, whole genome shotgun sequence contains these coding sequences:
- the LOC101299998 gene encoding uncharacterized protein LOC101299998 isoform 2, with translation MEAVPPNPIETLDHQPASNNHNPPESIVSDYKDPSPPPSQTLAFHAAAENGTPADASKAVALLISENGLTNTQSGTTDREVSLSGGEEETTSRRRRRSRWDPQPESESQGDESGSGKRKRKSRWAAEEPKPVVQLPDFMGGIEFDPEIQALNSRLLEISRMLSSGLPLDDRPEGARSPSPEPVYDNMGIRINTREFRARERLNRERQEIIAQILKRNPNYKPPADYRPPKLHKKLYIPMKEYPGYNFIGLIIGPRGNTQKRMEKETGAKIVIRGKGSVKEGRLQQKRDLKPDPSENEDLHVLVEADTQDALDAAAGMVEKLLQPVDEVLNEHKRQQLRELAALNGTIRDEEYCRLCGEPGHRQYACPSRTSTFKSDVLCKICGDGGHPTIDCPMKGTSGKKMDDEYQNFLAELGGTVPESATKQTATLALGPGTSASNPPWSNSGGSATGASHPGLGFSGIKPTTKEHDDTNLYIGYLPPTLEDDGLIGMFSQFGDIVMAKVIKDRVTGLSKGYGFVKYADVQMANNAIASMNGYKLEGRSIAVRVAGKPPQTVVPPGPPASVMPSYPVSSQPVGAYPSQHFNPGGPPAPPMYSGNPVPWGTPAPPPYAPYAPPPPPGSNMYYPPMSQPMAGYGARYPPPPGAPPPPSSEAQQSYPPPGVQSENSSQPIPTNMYGSSLPAMPPNGQHTYPASSYGYSSYYNAVPPPPPPPSTADQSQSIGNVPWATSTPPPPPAPSTEKATYGADAEYEKFMAETK, from the coding sequence ATGGAGGCCGTCCCACCAAACCCTATCGAAACCCTAGATCACCAACCCGCCTCCAACAACCACAACCCTCCGGAGTCTATAGTCTCCGATTACAAAGACCCGTCCCCGCCGCCATCGCAAACCCTAGCCTTCCACGCCGCCGCCGAGAACGGCACTCCGGCCGACGCCAGCAAGGCGGTCGCTCTGTTGATCTCGGAGAACGGACTGACCAACACGCAGAGCGGCACGACCGACAGGGAGGTCTCCCTCTCCGGCGGAGAGGAGGAGACCACGAGCAGGCGCCGCCGCCGCAGCCGGTGGGACCCGCAGCCTGAGTCGGAGAGCCAGGGGGATGAGTCCGGCAGCGGGAAGAGGAAGCGGAAGTCGCGGTGGGCGGCGGAGGAGCCCAAGCCGGTGGTTCAGTTGCCGGATTTTATGGGAGGTATAGAATTCGATCCCGAGATTCAAGCTTTGAATAGTCGGCTCCTTGAGATTAGTCGGATGCTCTCTTCGGGTTTGCCTCTGGATGACAGACCCGAAGGAGCTAGGTCTCCGTCGCCGGAGCCTGTGTATGATAACATGGGGATTAGAATTAACACCAGAGAGTTTCGAGCGCGTGAGAGGTTGAATAGAGAGAGGCAGGAAATTATTGCTCAGATTCTTAAGCGGAACCCTAATTACAAGCCTCCGGCGGATTACAGGCCGCCGAAGCTTCACAAGAAGCTTTACATTCCAATGAAAGAGTACCCCGGTTACAATTTTATCGGGCTTATAATCGGCCCGAGGGGGAATACTCAGAAGAGGATGGAGAAAGAGACCGGGGCGAAGATTGTCATCAGGGGGAAGGGGTCTGTGAAGGAGGGGAGGTTGCAACAGAAGAGGGATTTGAAACCTGATCCGTCGGAGAATGAGGACTTGCATGTTCTGGTTGAGGCTGATACGCAAGACGCTCTGGATGCTGCGGCTGGGATGGTGGAGAAGCTCTTGCAGCCTGTGGATGAGGTGTTGAATGAGCATAAGAGGCAACAGCTTAGGGAACTCGCAGCCTTGAATGGGACTATTAGGGATGAGGAGTATTGTAGGTTATGTGGTGAGCCTGGGCATCGTCAGTATGCGTGTCCATCACGAACTTCGACCTTTAAGAGTGATGTGCTTTGCAAGATATGTGGTGATGGTGGGCATCCTACTATTGATTGTCCGATGAAGGGGACATCTGGGAAGAAGATGGATGATGAGTATCAGAATTTTTTAGCTGAGTTAGGTGGGACAGTTCCTGAGTCAGCAACTAAGCAGACGGCTACTCTGGCTCTTGGTCCAGGGACTTCAGCGAGCAATCCTCCGTGGTCTAATAGTGGGGGGAGTGCTACCGGTGCATCACATCCAGGGTTGGGTTTTTCTGGGATTAAGCCTACTACAAAGGAACATGACGACACAAATCTGTACATTGGGTACCTGCCACCTACACTTGAGGATGATGGTTTGATCGGTATGTTTTCACAGTTTGGTGACATTGTGATGGCCAAAGTAATCAAGGACAGGGTTACTGGATTGAGTAAAGGTTATGGATTCGTGAAGTATGCTGATGTTCAGATGGCTAATAATGCTATTGCAAGCATGAATGGCTATAAGCTTGAAGGGCGATCAATTGCTGTCAGAGTTGCTGGCAAGCCTCCCCAGACTGTTGTGCCTCCTGGGCCGCCGGCTTCGGTGATGCCATCATACCCTGTTTCCAGTCAGCCTGTTGGTGCCTATCCCTCCCAGCATTTTAACCCAGGTGGTCCTCCTGCTCCACCTATGTATTCGGGTAACCCAGTTCCATGGGGAACCCCTGCTCCACCTCCTTATGCTCCTTATGCTCCTCCCCCTCCTCCTGGTTCGAACATGTACTACCCTCCTATGAGTCAGCCTATGGCCGGTTATGGTGCACGATACCCTCCTCCCCCTGGTGCACCACCTCCACCCTCCAGTGAAGCACAGCAGAGTTACCCTCCTCCAGGAGTTCAATCTGAAAATTCTAGCCAACCTATACCAACTAATATGTATGGGAGCTCTCTGCCAGCAATGCCACCAAATGGCCAACATACTTATCCTGCATCTTCATATGGTTACTCATCTTACTACAATGCTGTTCCACCTCCTCCTCCACCTCCCTCAACTGCAGACCAATCTCAGAGCATTGGTAATGTGCCATGGGCAACAAGTACTCCCCCTCCCCCTCCTGCGCCTTCTACAGAGAAAGCAACCTATGGTGCAGATGCAGAGTATGAGAAGTTCATGGCAGAGACTAAATGA
- the LOC101300483 gene encoding uncharacterized protein LOC101300483, with protein sequence MDKDGPSAPRRKGRFKPRAQPRRPNPTTEVEDAEKEEREAKALLRKFQENRARRAPKAEKKSAAAVEVAFGPGAQSSSSLRTYGVPKLENLDQGSSLGVKGYDGHKILSSSPLATGGAGTDAPMDIDTADASISNVKNHYVEIWDYENSKYPISLPLRKPYSGDPDILNEKEFVEDAAKEYDESTINCASELGLLEQNPKEKLLFVQLPPTLPLVKRSTSAKGKEKVGSSTPSEKVGAAKKSGGLEELSEGYMGKMLVYKSGAVKFKLGDALYDVSPGSDCVFAQDIAAINTAARKCCVLGELGQRVVVTPDVDSLLDATIELE encoded by the exons ATGGACAAAGACGGCCCCTCTGCTCCTCGCCGGAAG GGAAGGTTCAAGCCCAGAGCTCAACCCAGAAGGCCCAACCCTACCAC TGAGGTTGAAGATGCTGAGAAGGAAGAAAGAGAAGCCAAGGCTCTGCTTCGAAAGTTCCAG GAGAATCGGGCGAGACGTGCGCCTAAAGCCGAAAAAAAAT CAGCAGCTGCTGTGGAAGTGGCATTTGGTCCTGGAGCTCAATCATCAAGCTCCCTGAGGACGTATGGGGTACCAAAGTTAGAAAATCTTGATCAAGGGAGTAGCTTAGGAGTGAAAGGCTATGACGGTCATAAGATTCTGTCATCTTCACCTTTGGCTACCGGTGGAGCTGGAACTGATGCGCCTATGGACATTGATACTGCGGATGCATCCATTTCAAATGTCAAGAATCATTATGTAGAGATTTGG GATTATGAGAACAGCAAATATCCTATTAGTCTTCCACTGAGGAAGCCCTACTCTGGAGACCCAG ACATTCTTAATGAGAAGGAGTTTGTTGAGGATGCTGCAAAGGAGTATGACGAGAGTACTATAAACTGTGCTTCAGAACTCGGGCTGCTG GAGCAAAATCCGAAAGAGAAGTTGCTCTTTGTTCAGCTGCCTCCTACTTTACCATTGGTCAAGCGATCTACTAGTGCAAAGGGGAAAGAGAAAGTCGGAAGCTCAACACCATCTGAGAAGGTAGGTGCTGCAAAGAAGAGTGGTGGTTTGGAAGAGTTATCTGAGGGGTATATGGGGAAGATGCTGGTTTACAAGAGTGGAGCAGTCAAGTTCAAGCTAGGAGATGCACTGTATGAC GTTTCACCCGGTTCAGATTGTGTGTTTGCTCAAGATATTGCTGCAATCAACACTGCAGCGAGAAAGTGTTGTGTTCTTGGAGAGCTCGGCCAGCGAGTTGTTGTAACTCCTGACGTGGATTCCCTACTAGACGCAACAATCGAGTTGGAGTGA
- the LOC101300762 gene encoding uncharacterized protein LOC101300762, with product MMFGGRSMGGGGGGSMFRTVSRAALTRTTGVGIQEPISASSNSNSNTTTATSPTASRNTQKPGSVSNLCLSSPASPNCGPVSSGGPNWPTSPQFDDFDWVSVDGSEDVERAHGYPDDFVLGPVPSGDEVHNAISTLKRVFSPTHHPQFIRDKFGSEYLDKDVADQILSASGSVQRVSSFGSEPDWMEPSAYLCNSQPEGCQRVYEAFSLLQNESSVQRMVVSLSSDRAVWDAVMNNEVVRELRESFYAAEDNSSQSSSENSDDSSTSTNFLRWIFQNTFGKVMKVIENITKLFDHLLQPQGSGKAKAEAGNLFEERLRTSVMLSVVVLLVVVVTRSHNA from the exons ATGATGTTCGGCGGCAGAAGCATGGGCGGAGGTGGCGGTGGAAGTATGTTCCGTACAGTCAGCAGGGCGGCGCTGACTAGAACCACCGGAGTTGGAATCCAAGAACCCATCTCTGCTTCTTCCAACTCCAACTCCAACACCACAACTGCTACTAGTCCTACGGCTTCTAGGAATACCCAGAAGCCGGGCTCGGTCAGTAACCTCTGTCTCTCTTCTCCTGCTTCTCCCAACTGTGGGCCTGTAAGTTCCGGCGGGCCCAACTGGCCCACTTCGCCGCAGTTTGATGATTTTGACTGGGTTTCTGTGGATGGGAGTGAAGATGTTGAGAGAGCTCATGGGTATCCTGATGACTTTGTTCTTGGACCTGTGCCTTCTGGAGATGAAGTTCACAACGCTATTTCCACTCTTAAGCG GGTGTTCAGTCCTACTCATCACCCTCAGTTCATCCGGGATAAATTTGGTTCCGAGTATTTGGACAAGGATGTAGCTGATCAGATTTTGAGTGCTTCTGGTTCGGTGCAAAGAGTATCTTCATTTGGGTCAGAACCAGATTGGATGGAGCCTTCTGCTTATCTTTGTAATTCCCAGCCTGAGGGATGTCAAAGAGTTTATGAGGCTTTCAGTTTATTGCAGAATGAGTCATCCGTTCAG AGAATGGTGGTTTCATTATCATCTGATAGAGCAGTTTGGGATGCTGTGATGAACAATGAGGTAGTGAGAGAGCTCAGGGAATCTTTCTATGCAG CTGAAGACAATAGTTCCCAGAGCTCATCTGAGAATTCTGATGATAGCAGTACATCAACAAACTTTTTGAGGTGGATCTTTCAAAATACTTTTGGAAAGGTTATGAAGGTAATAGAGAACATTACTAAGCTTTTTGATCACTTGCTTCAACCTCAAGGCAGTGGCAAGGCGAAAGCTGAAGCTGGTAATCTGTTTGAGGAGAGGCTAAGAACATCAGTCATGCTCTCTGTCGTGGTCCTCTTGGTTGTGGTGGTTACTCGATCCCACAATGCTTGA